The segment AGTATTAGATAAATAGCTTGCAACATATCTAAAACATAAAGTttggataattttttttgaaaatttcattaatCTTATTATATGGTATTATAATCAACTAATTTGTTTAAAAGGTTATTTAGATTAGTTTTAgaccaaaattataaaataaaatctatcTTTTAAATAACTATTCAAACAACGaattattaaagaaaaaaaagaaacaaattaataaataaataatataaaacaaaaagaaaaatcttACTTGTATCGTAGTCGAAATAATAAAATGTGACAGTTGAGGACAATCGTGCACTGTTAACTTCTGCAAAGACAATTGTGTGAGCATAATGTCGTTCACATCACTTCCTTTCAATTGAGGCAAATCAATCAACGAAACCTACAATGAAAAGCATAATCAAATTTCCCAATCTTTGACTATAGGACAATAAGGAAAAGAGATGCCAAGTTATTGCAATGAGATACACATACTTCCCTTAGATTTTGGAGTGAACATAGGTATGCCACTTGTGGGTCTTCGATTATATCTTCCAGTTGCGAGCAGCTTTTTATCTTCAAAGTATGCAATTGCCCAAGGCTATTAGCAACTGACATTGGGAAGATATATTTCAATTTTTTGCATCTCTCTATTTCAACAATCTTCAGACTTTGGAGGCTTAAATGACGACTGGGCCCTGCTTGTTCTATGCTCCTCAAATATTCAACAATCGGGAATAACACTTGCATCTTATCACAATCTGAAACTGTAACCTCTTCAAGCTTTTGTAAAAAACCTTGCGGCTGGGAAGCATTGCACATCTCTTCCAAATGAAACATACCACTTAATGATAACTTTCTCAAATTAGAGAGAGTAGTGATTGGCACTTGCTGCTTTGATGCATCAATTAGGCATTGCATAGAGTGGCACCATCGAAGATCTAGAGAAGTCAACTTACTAAATCCCAAGTCCAAGCTCGGAATAAGGTTTGGGTGACCCTCCACACCATTCAATTGAAGAGATTCTACATCTTCAAACAATTGCTTGCATGCTCCTACAGACTTATCGATTCCTTTTTGAAATGAAGACTTACCGATTCTTAAAGATTTTAAGATGGGACGAGTTTCAAGGTTCCTCTTTGGGAACCGCCATTCTCTTTTTATGCCAATGCAAACATCAAAGCTCCATAATCTATGAAACACAAAGCCATCTAGAAGATGTTCAGAAGAAATATCCAATGATATTACAACCAACTCCGACAATAAATTCAACTCTGATACGCTGGAATATCTTTcctttttagttgaattctcagtCGCCCATTTTAATGAAGGACTACCATGCAAGTATAGATCTTCTAAATCAGACAATCTTCGTAATAAATTAGGAGGGAATCCTTCAAGTTTCCAGCAATAAGATAAATCCAAcaattttagattttttagaTCACCAGCTTCATTCGGCAATTCAATGATATCAGATCGACTTAAAGAGAGAATATGAAGTGACTTCAGCTTCCCAAGCATCGAGATGTCAGAGAGTTGACAACCAATCAAACACAAAGTTCGAAGGTTCATATGAAACTGAAATGCAGCTAGAGATATCAATTGATGATTCAAAGCACAAACTTGTAATTCCTCCATGCCCTCAAAGAATTCGCTTGAAGTTTCCATGAAACAATTGCCACCATGTAAAAGAAGTTTGAGGTATGGAAAACGCACTCCTTTAGGAAGTTCATCCGTTTGATCAGTTTCGAAGGAGATTGCTGTGTAATGCTTGAAACTTTCATCCATCGGGAGTGTTTTAACAGTCCCAAAAGAAATCTCCTTTCTTGAAGATGTTAACCACGAAGCAAATTGGTGAACCACATCATGCATCCTGACATGCCTTTCTCCGCAATCTAGCAACAAACTGGAGTTCTTGAGGATCTCAATTGATGCAAGCACTTCACTTCTAACATCTTTAATTGAGTCCATGCCTTTATACAACTTCAGTCCCCATGCATATCCTACCAAGTTCTCCACATAAATCTCATCATATTCAGGAAATAAAAAGCACAACAAGAAACATGTCTTGGTCTCCATATTCTTCAAGTAGTCGAAGCTCGCCTCAAGACATACATAGGCATTTTCTTTATCAAGATCCTCAATTTCAGTCAATCTACGATCTTTGAGTCTCCGGTATGCAGCTTGCCACTCATGCTGGGTTTTACCTTTCAAGGCACTTCCCAGTGGAACTATAGCTATAGGCAAACCCTCGCATTTTTTGACAATTTGATTTGCTAGGATTTTAATAGAATCATCAGAAAAGTCATCTAGACCTGCTTTCTTTTCAAACAGAGTCCAAGCTTCATCATCATCCAAACAGCCAAGTTGTACCACGTTTTGACAATCCATAGCTCGACATACTTGTTGAAGGCGTGTTGTTAAAAGAACTTTGCAGCCTTTATGATCATCCCCAATTGGAATTCCTATCTTCCCCTTTAAGTCGATAGATTCCCAAATATTATCAAGGATGATAAGAATCCTCGGTTCTTTCTTCAGCCTTAACCATAATTCTTTCTCAGATATTCTTCCTTGTTCATTCTTCATATCAAACCCTATATATTCTGCAATTTCATCtttaattttctcaaaatttggCTTTTGAGACACAGTCGTAATCACAGCTTTGTCAAACAAATTCAGTTTTTGAGCTTGACTTCCAACTTCACGAGCCAGGGTGGTCTTGCCCACCCCTCCCATCCCCCACAACCCAATCATGTTGATATTCTCATCTTTTAAGGCTTCAATGATTTGATAGAAGGCGGTCTCTGAGGATTTCGAAAACACAAATTCCTTAGAACATAGGAAGTCTATAGTGGGAAGGGCAGTAGGATCACGATAACCGACTGGTCCAAGTCGACCAAATTTTTCCAAAAGCTCAGCGATATCCTGAGTTTTCTTCATTGCTTTCTTACTTAATTGATATCTCCAAATCCAATTAGGACACCACTTGAGACACCTCTTATTCAGTTCAATTTCCTCTTCGAGAGTTCCCATATCCGATAGTGTTTCGCTTGCCTTTGCTTGCAAGTTCTGTACATCCTTATGAATTAGTAGAAGCTGCCTTTCAGCATTCTCAATCTCACGTTGTAGACGATCTCGTGCATCTGCAAGTTCACGCTTTTTCTCTCAGAGCTTTTCAACATTGTCATGAAAGCGACGGACATAATCAAGTTGACGTCCTACCGGCTTCAGCATACAGTCCACAATCAGTGTTCCAACGAAGTTCGAAGCAGCAGCGTCACAAAATCCGCAACCCATGCTTGACAAGCTCAAATTGAAGAATATAATGTTCCAAGTTCAAACCCTGTAGTGAATCATAAGTAATTaccattaaaaaaaattaaagaatcaAAAAGTGTTAAAAAAGATAACACACTACTTCTTACCAAGGAAGGTGAAAGAGGATTCAAAGTATGAGAATCAATAGGCTTTTCTTCCAACTCAGTCCAGCTGAAAACACCACACAAAATGCGAATATTATTAGAAACTTAATAAACAAATATTGCTTGAAAAACTAGagaataaaaatattatacaGACATTCGTATTGATATGATACCAAACTAAAAACAATTTTATACATTAGAAATTTAAATACAAGTAATGTATAGAATTGGGTAGAAAAGTATAAAGGAAAGCAAGACCTAGATGAGAAGTTTCTACTTCATTTTATCAATTCATATTAgttgataaaattataaattggAAGGATATAACTCATTACAcagataaatataattttaaagattaaaattaatttatttaaatttaaaattaattaaactctCTCTATTTAAGTCTATGtactttttttattaaattatataaatttaaaaaattaaaactaaaactaCCCAATAGTAATTGTTGAGTTTTTATCTCTACTAAATTTGGTTAAATGGAGTTGAGAGCGACACCATGACTTGCTGTCATATATAGATTATATATATAACGTGTTTGACTAAGTTAGTGTCACGAGTCAGTTAGGCACTAACTCGAtcgtaaaataattaaaatattcttactttaaaaagtaattaatattattttaatattaatataaaggtatttttatcttaattttcatacttttgttTAATATTCAAGTAGAACAACtaaaaatagtatttaagaatcaaacacaaaaccaataaaatttatgaaaattcttGCCACTACCATAATATAATGTattgaaatatttttataaatatattttaatataaaatatttccgtTTGTGATAAAATCTAGTAGATATAGATCATATAGAATtggtttctttattttatttaataaaatgaaCTTTATagcttttatttcattttgtttgttttatttttgtcaattcatttaagttaataaaattaaaattgagcAAAACTCGATCCgatttgaaaaattgaaaaaaattaaattttaagtcAATTGAATAGatttgaattttacaattcaaataatagatTGGTGTAAATACTTCTTTAATCtctatcaattttgaaaatgagcaaattagtctctttcaacaaaaattacaaaaataattaaaataaatttcaaaaattcaaaatatttttaaaaattccaatttttaataagtttaaaatttttaaaaatataaaaatataaaaataaagttaatttaaaaaattaaaataataattttaagacctaaataagttaattaataattgaagtttatttattttgctttaaaaagttttcaaattATAAATGGTTTCAATTTAAGTGCTTTAACATGTAATTAGTTATACaataacaatattttaatttaatatgtttaatttttaatttaactctataatttcactttattcaattttatttcactcgactcaattcaaaaaatttcaaatcgattTACAATGATAAAATAGGACTTTTCAACacgattaatttaaaatttttgacttGATTTGATCCAACGTTCATccctaaataaaatattatacacGTGTGTAATgtgatataattaaaaataaaaatgacagATAAATAGTTAAAAAATAAGAAATGTAAATATTATTACCCTCACGCTAATAATGATGGAAACATATCCACTTACTACTTCAATATGAAGTTGTAACTCCAAGACTTTGATTGTCAATCCAAACACTCTTTTACCTCTGATTTGCTTCAACAAGAACATAAAAAGAAGAGATGagatcaaaaatatatataacaaatttaatttatatgtAACACAAATATAAATAGATTTACCTCACTTGGGAACTTCAATATCAAACTACACTTAGTGTTGAGAAGATTCTTGCTACTTCAATACAATCAAAAGGGATTTGaaggttttggttttttttttttgttttttttttgagcAAAAGTAAGTAAAACTGAATACAAGAAGAAAGGAACTTGAAGAAAgggaaataaaaagaaagaacaacAAAGTAGAAATCAAGGTTGAACTAAAATAAGGAGAAACTTTCAGAAAGAAATGGAAGTTGATCTGCCTGGAAAAGTCAACCGTTCGGAAAGCATAAACTCTGACACAACTGGGTTTTCTTGGTTTAGTAGCCAAAGGATTTGTGTCATGAGATTAGTGCAGTATTGGGATTTAAATTATGAGGATTTGTTTTTCTCAATTGTATTTTAGTGGATTGAAAAGTTCCTTTGCAACAACTTGGTGCTAATTGGTTTGCCAATGACCTACGCATTTGTTTTGGAATTAACAGCCACATGACACGAAATGAGGACGACTTAGAAAAAAGTCAAAGACCTTGTGTCATATATTTTCCTTCCAAGTTTCAATAAttgatttgttttaattatttatatgattTTCACTACATTTAAAATATCTACTTTTCTTCACTTCCTTTTCTTAATTTAAAATGGTTTTTCTTTATTCATTTTTATACATTTAAGTTgtattttctattatttatttgtttgcaAATTTTAGAGACACATGTAAGTGTActtgttaaaatttatttatttttattatatagaaAGCTCTTTTCctcaaaattaactataaataacAATAGAGTTTTTGAAATTTCAGACTCATTCGAGAGACTTTCAAATATTCCAATGTTAAAATTATGGATTTGGACTAAATTATCGAAAAATGCCTAAAAGCAAAATTAACAGAATAGGCAGTCTTTTGTAAAAATTATGGGAGTAAGCAAATTTTACAAAAACACTCTCAGCTATAAGTGGTTTTAGCTAATTTGCATAAAAATTCTCCCAGTTGAAAGCATTTTCAATTTGTTGTTAGAAAAACGCTTCCAGCTAAAAGCGCTTTCTACCAAATTAACTAAAAACGCTTTTAGCTAGACGCGTTTCCCCCAACAATAACTCCAATGACTAATTTCTCCAACGACTATTTAATTAGCCATTGGACCCCACCCCTACGGTCCCATTTTATTTCCTATATAACCCCTCCCCATTTCATTTTTCTTCCAATTCAATCTCAACTCTCTCTCACGTTCTCAAATCTCTCTCAAATTTCTCTAGATTCCTTCTTAAATTCCCACTCAAAATTTATTTCTCTCTcaagtttatttttttattaaaattatcttaacattttcataaattatttttTCTATTAATTATTCGTCGTTTTTCGAAATTAGCAATGACAAAATCTCTAATTTGTTTTGATGACAACCATATTTTCGTCGACCAATTGCAAATGGTaagaatattttttttattatatttcaatgttgtttaattttactatttacttattatatttgaatttaatattttgtatatattttaccTAAATAGGAAGAATATCAAATTTTAGAGACGTATGCGAGGAACCTTTAAGGAGGGTTCCAGAGACGATTTTTGGAGTCCGGATATATATGAGTTGGTTAAGAAAAAATTTTGGTGGGCTTGATGAGGATTTAACTAAAGTTTAAAAAGAACAACAAGcttgtgttgtaacaccccaaaatctaGCCTAGAAGTTATGACTAGATACTGAGGGATTACATCAACCCGTTCAAAGCTTCGGTTCAAATCAAAATCAATGCATGCTTcgaaaacataaaattttggcAAAACACCCATACATGGTTAGAAAAACTGAGTTCAAAAACACTTATTTAAAACCTATAATTCACATTCAAAATCGCGCATTTTGAAAGTACTAACATGAGCAGATAATTTCCAATATTAAAACAACCATTCATTACAAAccatataacaccccaaacccggcctagaagacTCAACCAAATTCGGAATACTtaattgatcaccgaagtgatcgtgaGGAAACcttacaaatcaaatttttcaaaaaccattaatTTAGGTTATAATTGAATTTAACAAATAACCGAAGTAGAAAGCATGAATGTAAATTTAAAACAGAATTTGTACCATAGCATTATAAATCTTTACAGCTACACTTACAATTGGCACCGGTTGCAACGCTAAATAGaaatttgcagctgagctgccaaaaTTTTACACTTAAGAGCCCTTTAGTACAGATCCTCAGATATATAACCCTAGGTTTCCTGGAAACGATGATTATTAGTACTGTCCACAACCCTCAGGGTATTGGGACTATTAGTGTGCAGATAAATTGCTAGTCTCGTATATTACACAGCAATGCTAGCATATAAGTTGTACTGTGTAATGCGGTAAACCGTAGTACAGATAGTAGTACGTAGCGTGGCTAACGTATGTGCGGTACAGTGCAATACGGTAAACCGTTATATCATCTATATGATGTCATCCTGGGTTGCCCGGCAACGATGATCATCTATGCAGTTGAACTACCAGATCAaatcagtcttccttctcttcaaaaACCCACCCAAAAGCTTTATATGCAGATGCGTGTATGCAGACGTATGTATGCAGATGTACCAATTCAGATAGCAAATCCAGATAGTCACTCAGAAGCAGTCACATACAACCAGTCAATCAGTTATCGAAACGTGCAAACTTATACGCATAGATTTAGTACCTAACATTCCATAAAACCAATCACAACTAATCCTCAAACTACAGTCAGAGTAGATCCATATCAACCTTCAATAAGCTTAGTCGAGGGTTGGAACACATAGAATTGTGATTGCACTTAAATTGCcctaaaatttagaatttagcgAGTTAGGGCCACATGCCCATATGCTCTGGCTGTGTGGAGCATTCTAGGTTGTGTTGGGATCCCAACGCCCGTATAAAGGGTAGCACATGACCGTGTGGCAGaggtacacgcctgtgtggagtAGGGATACGACCGTGTGAACAGGTCCTGTAACTTATTGTCCAACTTCACTAATTTAAGGAGCAGagcagacacgaccgtgtgacggtCTCACAAGCCTATGTGGCCACCAAGCATAGCCGTGTGCCCCgatacacacgtccgtgtggaaaccctaggccctaaatcagacacacggccgtgtgtcccaaagcacactcCCGTATAGAAGCCCTAATTTCCCAAATcaatcacacagccgtgtgactccAAAACTCAGAATCCCTAATTCCCaaatcca is part of the Gossypium arboreum isolate Shixiya-1 chromosome 5, ASM2569848v2, whole genome shotgun sequence genome and harbors:
- the LOC108451426 gene encoding disease resistance protein At4g27190-like → MGTLEEEIELNKRCLKWCPNWIWRYQLSKKAMKKTQDIAELLEKFGRLGPVGYRDPTALPTIDFLCSKEFVFSKSSETAFYQIIEALKDENINMIGLWGMGGVGKTTLAREVGSQAQKLNLFDKAVITTVSQKPNFEKIKDEIAEYIGFDMKNEQGRISEKELWLRLKKEPRILIILDNIWESIDLKGKIGIPIGDDHKGCKVLLTTRLQQVCRAMDCQNVVQLGCLDDDEAWTLFEKKAGLDDFSDDSIKILANQIVKKCEGLPIAIVPLGSALKGKTQHEWQAAYRRLKDRRLTEIEDLDKENAYVCLEASFDYLKNMETKTCFLLCFLFPEYDEIYVENLVGYAWGLKLYKGMDSIKDVRSEVLASIEILKNSSLLLDCGERHVRMHDVVHQFASWLTSSRKEISFGTVKTLPMDESFKHYTAISFETDQTDELPKGVRFPYLKLLLHGGNCFMETSSEFFEGMEELQVCALNHQLISLAAFQFHMNLRTLCLIGCQLSDISMLGKLKSLHILSLSRSDIIELPNEAGDLKNLKLLDLSYCWKLEGFPPNLLRRLSDLEDLYLHGSPSLKWATENSTKKERYSSVSELNLLSELVVISLDISSEHLLDGFVFHRLWSFDVCIGIKREWRFPKRNLETRPILKSLRIGKSSFQKGIDKSVGACKQLFEDVESLQLNGVEGHPNLIPSLDLGFSKLTSLDLRWCHSMQCLIDASKQQVPITTLSNLRKLSLSGMFHLEEMCNASQPQGFLQKLEEVTVSDCDKMQVLFPIVEYLRSIEQAGPSRHLSLQSLKIVEIERCKKLKYIFPMSVANSLGQLHTLKIKSCSQLEDIIEDPQVAYLCSLQNLREVCVSHCNNLASLFLIVL